The Planctomycetaceae bacterium genome has a segment encoding these proteins:
- a CDS encoding Gfo/Idh/MocA family oxidoreductase, with translation MSKLRIAVIGVGALGQHHARILSAFDDVQLTAVVDANQQQGEKVASERNTQWYPDATSILEEVDAAVLAVPTVLHHDLATQFLQTGVPLLIEKPLAASLEEAERIHRIATLRRVTCQVGHVERFNPAFQVLQQKVTNPLHIRCTRVSPYTFRSTDIGVVHDLMIHDIDLVLALTGDTVETVESFGAVTFGPHEDMAVARLRTRGGVIADLTTSRMNPTAERSIQVWSADGYFTADLQTRRVSSWQAAGQFRSNPALVHAIAASTADPRTLKDQVFSEWMQHEEIQASDTDALTAELREFVDCVRNKTTPTVSSRQAVQAMSVAEQVVAGLKLWNYQTGQSSSTRSRAA, from the coding sequence ATGAGCAAACTACGGATAGCCGTCATTGGTGTTGGCGCACTAGGTCAGCATCACGCACGAATTCTTTCTGCGTTCGACGATGTTCAGTTGACCGCAGTCGTGGATGCCAATCAGCAACAGGGTGAGAAGGTTGCATCCGAAAGAAATACGCAATGGTATCCGGACGCGACGTCTATCCTGGAAGAAGTTGATGCAGCCGTACTGGCTGTTCCAACAGTGCTTCACCACGACCTGGCCACTCAGTTCCTTCAGACCGGTGTCCCCCTCTTGATCGAAAAACCGCTGGCTGCATCGCTGGAAGAAGCCGAACGCATTCATCGAATTGCCACACTCCGCCGTGTGACGTGCCAGGTTGGACACGTTGAACGCTTCAATCCCGCCTTTCAGGTGCTGCAACAGAAGGTTACGAATCCGCTGCACATCCGATGCACACGCGTCAGTCCGTACACATTCCGTTCGACCGATATCGGCGTTGTTCACGACCTGATGATCCACGACATCGATCTGGTACTTGCCCTGACGGGAGATACGGTGGAAACCGTGGAATCGTTCGGTGCTGTAACATTCGGGCCGCATGAAGATATGGCTGTCGCACGGCTGAGGACTCGCGGCGGCGTGATCGCTGATCTCACAACCAGCCGCATGAATCCCACGGCTGAACGCAGCATCCAGGTCTGGTCTGCAGACGGATACTTCACTGCTGATCTGCAGACGCGCAGAGTCAGCAGTTGGCAAGCTGCAGGTCAGTTCCGCAGCAATCCTGCTCTTGTCCATGCAATCGCGGCGTCGACAGCGGATCCCCGTACGCTGAAGGACCAGGTCTTTTCGGAATGGATGCAACACGAAGAGATTCAGGCTTCCGACACGGATGCCCTGACCGCAGAACTGCGGGAGTTCGTTGATTGCGTCCGAAACAAGACCACACCCACTGTGTCTTCCCGACAGGCCGTGCAGGCCATGTCCGTCGCAGAACAAGTTGTCGCAGGCCTGAAGCTGTGGAATTATCAAACTGGCCAGTCGTCCTCCACGCGTTCACGTGCTGCGTAA
- the lpxA gene encoding acyl-ACP--UDP-N-acetylglucosamine O-acyltransferase, which produces MTQISPLSQVDPKARIGQDVHIGPFCVVGPDVTIGDGCTLQSNVVLYGHTTIGQNNRFWPGCVIGGEPQDVSYHNSTTEIHIGDNNLFREGVTVNRGADKEDGVTRIGNNNMFMANSHIAHNCRIFNNVILVNGVLLGGHVHVHDGAIVSGNSVVHHFSTVGRLSFVSGGCRVPHDIPPFMLAAGSDNPTLKTINVVGMRRAGISEKAIETVREAFRLIYKKHRPLTEVREYFDNTLQETIPIELSTLLTFIENQRKGKLGRAREAFRNAPSQANESHRTSEEREAA; this is translated from the coding sequence ATGACGCAGATCTCTCCACTCTCTCAGGTTGACCCCAAAGCCCGGATTGGTCAGGACGTCCATATCGGCCCGTTCTGTGTTGTAGGACCCGACGTCACCATTGGTGATGGGTGCACTCTTCAAAGCAACGTGGTGCTCTACGGTCATACCACGATCGGGCAGAATAATCGATTCTGGCCTGGCTGTGTTATTGGCGGAGAGCCTCAGGACGTCAGCTACCACAATTCGACAACAGAGATTCATATTGGCGACAACAATCTGTTTCGCGAAGGCGTCACTGTAAATCGCGGCGCAGACAAGGAAGATGGCGTCACAAGAATCGGTAATAACAACATGTTCATGGCGAACAGCCATATCGCCCACAATTGTCGCATCTTCAACAATGTTATTCTGGTGAACGGTGTTTTGCTGGGCGGACATGTTCATGTGCACGACGGAGCGATCGTATCCGGGAACAGCGTTGTTCATCACTTTTCGACGGTGGGCCGGCTGAGCTTTGTCAGCGGTGGTTGCCGAGTGCCGCACGATATTCCGCCGTTCATGCTGGCGGCAGGAAGCGACAATCCGACACTGAAAACCATCAATGTCGTTGGAATGCGACGCGCTGGCATCTCTGAAAAAGCCATCGAGACCGTCCGTGAAGCATTTCGCCTGATCTACAAAAAGCATCGGCCCCTGACTGAAGTCAGAGAGTATTTCGATAACACTCTGCAGGAAACCATTCCGATTGAGCTATCGACTTTGCTGACATTCATCGAAAACCAGCGCAAGGGTAAACTCGGACGAGCTCGGGAAGCATTTCGAAATGCACCGTCTCAGGCAAACGAATCCCACAGAACTTCAGAAGAACGCGAAGCCGCATGA
- the lpxC gene encoding UDP-3-O-acyl-N-acetylglucosamine deacetylase, whose amino-acid sequence MNQTQSAFQDSDCLRPSSFQRTLTRSATITGPGLFHGVDCKLVLHPAGENTGIRFCRVDLPGKPTVAARVENVTSATRRTVLSANGATVETTEHLMAALAGLQVDNCLIELNAPEVPAVDGSCLPFCEVILDAGISDQSVARALYQVPEAHAAAGEGGERLEITPLFGNELAICYQLDYGCDSAVPGGAFSLTVTPEAFLNEIAAARTFVLEKEVEALRQMGFGRHLTEADIVVFAGDGTIPGNSLRWPDEPVRHKILDCIGDLALCGFPFAGQIIARRSGHKLNHVMASIVSMMSGRGILRRAA is encoded by the coding sequence ATGAATCAGACTCAATCAGCATTTCAGGACTCTGATTGCCTGCGACCGTCTTCGTTTCAACGCACACTGACAAGGTCGGCGACCATCACAGGGCCTGGTTTATTCCACGGCGTAGATTGCAAACTGGTTCTTCATCCTGCAGGCGAAAACACGGGAATTCGCTTCTGCCGAGTAGATCTGCCAGGAAAGCCCACCGTTGCAGCCCGCGTGGAAAACGTCACCTCTGCCACGCGCCGCACCGTGTTGTCGGCAAACGGCGCTACTGTTGAAACAACCGAGCATCTGATGGCCGCACTCGCCGGGCTTCAGGTTGATAACTGTCTGATTGAACTGAACGCACCGGAGGTTCCTGCTGTTGACGGATCCTGCCTGCCCTTCTGCGAAGTGATACTGGACGCCGGAATCTCTGATCAATCCGTGGCAAGGGCCCTGTATCAGGTTCCTGAAGCTCATGCCGCGGCCGGTGAGGGTGGTGAACGGCTTGAGATTACACCCCTGTTCGGAAACGAACTGGCCATCTGTTACCAACTGGACTACGGATGCGATTCTGCTGTACCAGGCGGCGCATTTTCGCTGACAGTCACACCAGAAGCGTTCCTGAACGAGATAGCCGCTGCTCGCACTTTCGTACTGGAAAAGGAAGTAGAAGCGCTTCGCCAGATGGGTTTTGGTCGTCATCTGACCGAAGCCGATATCGTTGTGTTCGCAGGGGACGGCACCATTCCGGGAAACAGTCTGCGTTGGCCGGATGAACCGGTTCGGCACAAGATTCTGGATTGCATTGGCGATCTTGCACTCTGCGGTTTTCCGTTTGCCGGGCAAATTATTGCGCGGAGGAGTGGTCATAAACTCAATCATGTCATGGCATCGATTGTGTCGATGATGTCGGGTAGAGGGATTTTGCGGCGAGCGGCCTAG
- a CDS encoding OmpH family outer membrane protein codes for MKKTVFSLLAALVFSVATPVMAQSGAAPTSEPSRVGLIDMAQVFQGYKKFEDLRNSLQAEIESNDAQAKGMLERLQKLQAEINEKKFTPGSPQFEQAEKQLLQGKSDFEAFREQVQRKLARKESEMFKEIYGDTTNAVALYAQYAKYTMVLRFDSKNIDDNTAPSEAVQRMNKQVVFHNPNDDITKTVLDYLNKQYDKSRGAGGQQNAVRPVSNTQPR; via the coding sequence GTGAAGAAAACCGTGTTTTCATTGTTGGCAGCGCTGGTGTTTTCCGTCGCGACGCCCGTGATGGCCCAAAGCGGAGCTGCACCAACCAGCGAGCCTTCTCGTGTTGGATTGATTGACATGGCCCAGGTGTTTCAGGGCTACAAGAAGTTCGAAGACCTCCGCAACTCGCTGCAGGCAGAAATCGAATCGAATGATGCTCAGGCCAAGGGCATGCTGGAGCGACTCCAGAAACTTCAGGCTGAAATCAACGAGAAGAAGTTTACTCCTGGAAGCCCACAGTTCGAGCAGGCCGAAAAGCAACTGCTTCAGGGTAAGTCTGACTTCGAAGCATTCCGTGAGCAGGTTCAGCGAAAGCTGGCTCGCAAGGAATCTGAGATGTTCAAAGAAATCTATGGAGATACGACCAACGCCGTTGCCCTCTACGCTCAGTACGCCAAGTACACCATGGTTCTGCGTTTCGACAGCAAGAACATTGATGACAACACGGCTCCTTCAGAAGCTGTGCAGCGAATGAACAAGCAGGTGGTGTTCCATAATCCTAACGATGACATCACAAAGACTGTTCTGGACTATCTGAACAAGCAGTACGACAAGTCACGCGGTGCTGGTGGTCAGCAGAACGCTGTCCGACCTGTCAGCAACACACAGCCCCGATAA
- a CDS encoding YCF48-related protein yields MFVLQKIVLLTVVLGNSMPTIVMDEQAPVGPKPEVTVRDQGKTSVAGTTVEPVIWQLVDTDPVPEPFYSGPIPRTAAIAEDAQLNQLCSVGDRCWAVGERGVICFSKDRGTTWQQQLLPFECSLHCVCFLTDQIGWVAGTRLSDNNASRRTAVLLQTRDGGQTWRDIAAESERSQKATAGLTRSINTPVTRIPGILHLQFFGLSDALAVTLPTSDAAISAVSDGRHSRPTLFRTRDGGATWSVVNCDQTAARWTVGAFSSLSEGLIAGEQQAHATLVSENAVTIGQPSQTLRQVRAISASVDGTAWMVGDGMFLLASTNAGVTWKAVNTGLPSRFRQIVDLRAVAHQGSSVVMAGSPSSCIIRSEDGGQTWHTSRSPLNGQIRQLLFVGPDELLAIGAFGAIARSIDAGLTWTVVRSPEYRSGLLNLVTEAESASFDLLADVTANSGLRAVVLQMSADETRPVSGNARGVSSAAGASAIAKLSPTETTVAAQHALNILGAATFDSEWMFPRNQPEHFLSADQLIAEWNRQTDGELRDLLPLRLARQIRMWKPTVIAVEPLSDEDRVAQLMVEVMPRALQIARAVPGADPVADTLSAIHLEPWTVSRVVVRCRSDASSPLRFERDTLLTSAGTQSGLLVRSATAEFTALSGTRRDVQPFSCYEVRHVDNGDPANSEVETPTSLLHGLTARIFSDARRQTLPMDSEHLKQLRLIATACRMESAALAGNIRSIGLTGAFEAELQSIGKRLPPSLALQQLVDVATLNYETGNLDGWISTQQEIIRRFPNSDDALRAATFLFRYYSSSEIRKHRLVQMHEHSAEKNRRRAPVNAAENALEQARFQKLAGGPVLDASGVPAPGQEPTDGTFPQQRLPFDSTPAGPLPSPLVPAEGVLMTPRIQQASAVTFGTAASDHEQTLLESWDRQAARALQILSTRLQSDLTSESLLRQAANFRIAGRSGDQSALLAEVASRNDDWQRYAQAESQAGRNAALPSLPVINIRKALHRPWLDASLADECWQESDEMPLSEGKNPMLSRSAGALVMMSWDDDFLYVAGRFEHQKGGPEPQRVVLNRQHDAKHAARDRFELELDLDRDYSTSFVFSIDQTGQTSERCDLLTDWDPQWFAAVESDSNTWRIELAIPLNTLDLKRTRAGDIWAMRMRRVLPGHFEQTMRLTGIVEPDTSESATAVNRRIPTTDTALIRLIRTNRKQSR; encoded by the coding sequence ATGTTCGTCCTCCAGAAAATTGTCTTGCTGACTGTCGTTCTTGGTAATTCGATGCCAACGATCGTCATGGATGAACAGGCACCCGTCGGCCCGAAGCCAGAGGTCACAGTTCGTGATCAGGGGAAGACCTCTGTTGCAGGTACCACAGTCGAACCGGTTATCTGGCAGCTGGTTGACACCGATCCGGTGCCGGAACCGTTTTACAGCGGTCCCATTCCACGAACCGCCGCAATTGCCGAAGACGCGCAGCTGAATCAGCTTTGCTCAGTGGGTGACCGATGCTGGGCGGTCGGCGAGAGAGGCGTCATCTGCTTCTCCAAAGACCGCGGAACAACCTGGCAACAGCAGTTGCTTCCATTCGAATGCAGTCTGCACTGCGTTTGTTTCCTGACGGACCAGATCGGCTGGGTTGCCGGAACGCGTCTGAGTGACAACAACGCCTCCCGCAGAACCGCCGTGTTGCTGCAGACCCGAGACGGCGGACAGACCTGGCGAGATATCGCTGCAGAATCAGAGAGATCTCAAAAAGCAACCGCCGGACTCACGCGATCGATCAATACGCCGGTCACCAGAATCCCCGGGATACTGCATCTTCAGTTCTTTGGGCTGAGCGACGCTCTGGCTGTGACGTTACCGACCTCTGATGCCGCCATTTCGGCGGTATCCGATGGACGTCATTCGCGACCGACACTTTTCCGAACCAGAGATGGCGGTGCCACATGGTCTGTTGTGAACTGCGATCAAACGGCGGCCCGATGGACCGTCGGGGCGTTTTCCAGCCTGTCAGAGGGGCTGATCGCTGGCGAACAACAAGCTCATGCCACACTCGTCTCGGAGAATGCGGTCACCATTGGGCAACCGTCACAAACGTTGCGGCAGGTTCGAGCCATCTCGGCCAGCGTCGACGGGACGGCCTGGATGGTTGGTGACGGCATGTTTCTTCTGGCAAGTACAAACGCCGGAGTTACCTGGAAGGCGGTCAACACGGGCTTACCTTCGCGCTTCCGACAAATCGTCGATCTCCGGGCTGTGGCTCATCAGGGTTCTTCAGTGGTTATGGCGGGATCGCCTTCTTCATGCATCATTCGGTCGGAAGATGGAGGACAAACATGGCACACATCACGAAGCCCGTTGAATGGTCAGATTCGGCAACTACTGTTTGTTGGCCCCGACGAATTGCTCGCGATTGGAGCATTCGGGGCCATCGCCAGGTCAATCGACGCCGGTCTGACATGGACCGTTGTCAGGTCACCGGAATATCGATCCGGGCTGCTGAATCTGGTGACCGAAGCAGAATCGGCCTCTTTCGATCTGCTTGCTGATGTGACAGCAAACTCGGGCCTGAGAGCTGTTGTGCTTCAGATGTCGGCCGATGAAACTCGCCCGGTTTCCGGGAATGCTCGGGGAGTCTCCTCCGCTGCGGGCGCCTCTGCAATAGCGAAGCTCAGCCCAACGGAAACAACCGTGGCCGCGCAACACGCCTTGAACATCCTGGGAGCTGCAACGTTTGACAGCGAGTGGATGTTTCCACGCAATCAGCCCGAACATTTTCTGTCCGCGGACCAGCTCATTGCCGAATGGAATCGCCAAACAGACGGAGAATTGAGGGATCTGCTTCCGTTGCGACTCGCAAGACAGATTCGCATGTGGAAACCGACCGTTATTGCTGTTGAACCGCTCTCGGACGAAGACCGTGTTGCTCAGCTGATGGTCGAAGTGATGCCTCGAGCCCTGCAGATCGCGCGTGCGGTTCCAGGAGCGGATCCGGTCGCTGACACACTTTCCGCCATCCACCTGGAACCGTGGACCGTGAGCCGTGTGGTTGTTCGTTGTCGCAGCGATGCCTCGTCTCCGCTCAGGTTCGAACGCGACACGCTTCTGACATCTGCCGGGACACAGTCCGGATTGCTTGTGCGATCGGCAACGGCCGAGTTCACAGCACTCTCCGGAACTCGTCGTGATGTGCAACCGTTCTCGTGCTATGAAGTTCGTCATGTTGACAACGGCGATCCTGCAAACAGTGAAGTAGAGACCCCCACCAGTCTGCTGCACGGGTTGACTGCCCGGATATTCTCTGATGCCCGACGTCAGACTCTGCCAATGGATTCGGAACACCTGAAGCAACTGCGGCTCATTGCCACCGCGTGCCGGATGGAAAGTGCAGCACTGGCAGGCAATATCAGATCCATTGGCCTGACCGGCGCATTTGAAGCGGAGCTGCAGAGTATCGGAAAACGACTTCCGCCTTCGCTTGCGCTGCAGCAACTGGTTGACGTGGCCACGCTGAACTATGAAACCGGTAATCTGGATGGTTGGATTTCAACCCAACAGGAGATCATTCGTCGATTTCCCAATTCGGATGATGCACTTCGAGCAGCCACTTTTCTCTTCAGATACTACTCGTCGTCTGAAATTCGCAAGCACCGTCTTGTTCAGATGCACGAACATTCGGCGGAGAAAAATCGACGCCGTGCACCTGTGAATGCAGCCGAAAATGCTTTGGAACAGGCCAGATTTCAGAAGCTTGCAGGCGGCCCTGTGCTCGACGCAAGTGGCGTTCCTGCACCCGGACAGGAGCCAACAGACGGAACCTTCCCACAACAGCGTTTGCCGTTCGATTCAACTCCTGCAGGCCCATTGCCATCACCACTGGTCCCTGCGGAAGGTGTTCTGATGACACCCAGAATTCAACAGGCCAGCGCAGTGACGTTCGGAACGGCAGCGAGTGATCATGAGCAAACTTTGCTCGAATCGTGGGATCGCCAGGCGGCCAGAGCTCTGCAGATCCTGTCCACGCGGCTCCAATCGGACCTCACATCTGAATCATTGCTTCGACAGGCGGCCAACTTTCGAATTGCTGGTCGATCCGGGGATCAGAGCGCGCTGCTGGCAGAAGTGGCCTCACGCAACGATGACTGGCAACGCTACGCTCAGGCAGAATCGCAGGCAGGACGAAATGCTGCATTGCCGTCTCTACCTGTGATCAACATTCGCAAGGCCCTGCACCGACCATGGCTTGATGCGTCACTGGCTGACGAGTGCTGGCAGGAATCGGACGAAATGCCACTGTCTGAGGGAAAGAATCCAATGCTGAGTCGTTCGGCAGGTGCTTTAGTGATGATGTCGTGGGATGACGATTTTCTTTATGTGGCTGGGCGCTTCGAACACCAGAAGGGTGGTCCTGAACCGCAGCGCGTTGTTCTGAATCGCCAACATGATGCAAAGCATGCAGCTCGTGATCGATTCGAACTGGAACTTGACCTCGATCGCGATTACTCAACCTCATTCGTGTTCAGTATTGATCAAACTGGTCAGACAAGTGAACGTTGTGATCTGCTGACCGACTGGGATCCTCAATGGTTTGCCGCAGTAGAAAGCGACAGCAATACATGGCGTATTGAACTTGCAATTCCTTTGAATACTCTGGATCTGAAGCGAACACGCGCCGGCGATATCTGGGCGATGCGCATGCGGCGGGTTCTTCCGGGGCACTTTGAACAAACGATGAGGCTGACCGGGATCGTGGAACCCGACACCAGCGAATCGGCCACGGCAGTCAATCGGCGCATTCCCACAACGGACACCGCCCTCATTCGTCTGATCCGAACAAACAGAAAACAATCACGTTAG
- a CDS encoding sulfatase, whose translation MTKDRWNLSLRRTVSFALAAIIINTVVVNTIVSVHAQDRDAADLKLKRVSDRRPMNVVYILSDDHRYDVMSFLGHPWVETPAMDAMAKEGVYFKNAMVTTSLCSPSRASVLTGQYMHKHGVVDNNVLANEGSVFFPQYLQAAGYQTGFFGKWHMGGHSDQPQPGFDRWVSFRGQGHYYPPENQPQWSLNVDGKSVPQKGYITDELTDYAINWLNESVKPDKKPFFMYLSHKGVHGMFHPAERHAGRYKDKPLPIPSTMSNTEENYVGKPMWLKNQRNSWHGVEFAYHEDTNIEEHYRLYCEALLSVDESIARVRQWLADNGLAENTIVMYMGDNGFQWGEHGLIDKRTAYEASIRVPLLGVCPKLWKPGTVVDEVVAGIDIGPTVLAAAGLETPPQMDGQSFLKLAAGQTPESGWRKNMLYEYYWEYNFPHTPTTFALRTDRYKFIQYHGIWDLDELYDLKNDPNETNNLIFSEEHQPLIRKMRTDLHNILAESNAAQVPFSHKRSMGANLRLESGSKAAEFPPQLLREKSGP comes from the coding sequence ATGACGAAAGATCGATGGAATTTGTCCCTCCGAAGAACAGTTTCTTTTGCCCTTGCCGCGATCATTATAAACACGGTGGTCGTAAACACGATCGTGTCTGTCCACGCTCAGGATCGGGATGCTGCAGACCTGAAGCTCAAACGCGTGTCCGACCGAAGGCCAATGAACGTGGTCTACATTCTTTCGGACGATCATCGGTACGATGTGATGAGTTTCCTTGGTCACCCCTGGGTCGAAACTCCGGCAATGGATGCGATGGCCAAAGAGGGTGTGTACTTTAAGAACGCGATGGTAACGACGTCGTTATGTTCTCCCAGTCGTGCATCGGTGCTGACCGGTCAGTACATGCACAAACACGGTGTTGTAGACAACAATGTTCTGGCGAATGAAGGCTCCGTCTTCTTCCCACAGTATCTGCAGGCTGCGGGATATCAAACAGGTTTTTTCGGAAAGTGGCACATGGGTGGGCATTCTGATCAGCCGCAACCGGGCTTTGATCGATGGGTCTCCTTCCGCGGCCAGGGCCACTACTATCCACCCGAAAATCAGCCCCAGTGGTCTTTGAATGTTGACGGAAAATCTGTGCCTCAAAAAGGCTATATCACCGACGAATTAACCGACTACGCAATCAACTGGCTGAACGAATCCGTCAAGCCGGATAAAAAGCCATTCTTTATGTATCTGAGCCACAAGGGGGTTCACGGAATGTTCCACCCCGCAGAGCGACATGCGGGACGGTACAAAGATAAGCCGCTGCCGATTCCGTCAACCATGTCCAACACAGAAGAGAATTACGTCGGCAAACCGATGTGGCTGAAGAATCAACGAAACAGCTGGCACGGAGTCGAATTCGCCTACCACGAAGACACCAATATTGAAGAACACTATCGCCTGTACTGCGAAGCGCTGTTGAGTGTTGACGAATCTATTGCCCGAGTTCGGCAATGGCTGGCAGACAACGGGCTGGCCGAAAACACGATTGTCATGTACATGGGTGACAATGGTTTTCAGTGGGGTGAACATGGTTTGATCGACAAACGCACTGCCTACGAAGCTTCGATCCGGGTTCCCCTGTTGGGTGTCTGTCCGAAGCTTTGGAAACCCGGAACCGTTGTCGACGAAGTTGTCGCCGGAATCGACATCGGCCCCACGGTCCTGGCAGCCGCAGGACTCGAAACACCTCCGCAGATGGATGGGCAGAGCTTTCTGAAGCTGGCTGCCGGACAAACTCCCGAATCCGGCTGGCGCAAGAACATGCTTTATGAGTACTACTGGGAGTACAACTTCCCGCACACTCCAACAACATTTGCGCTGCGTACTGATCGATACAAATTCATTCAGTATCACGGGATCTGGGACCTGGACGAACTGTACGATCTGAAAAACGACCCGAATGAAACCAACAATCTGATCTTCAGTGAAGAACACCAGCCGCTGATTCGCAAGATGCGGACAGACCTCCACAACATCCTGGCCGAATCCAATGCCGCTCAGGTGCCGTTTAGCCACAAACGCAGCATGGGGGCCAATCTGAGGCTGGAAAGCGGGTCAAAGGCCGCTGAATTTCCGCCGCAATTGCTGCGAGAAAAATCGGGGCCATAA
- a CDS encoding Dabb family protein → MTITRTLLSMTIAMTTAAAASATCMAQLNDGETIVFLGDSITQQGAGENGYVTLFRKAIEKNRPDSGINVIGAGIGGHKVPNLEERLDRDVLAHKPNVVVIYIGINDVWHSTRGQGTEIGKYESGLKSLIKRCNDAGARVILATPSVIGEKADGSNDLDSMLEDYSAVSRKVAAETSTTLLDLRAAFVNHLKAYNIARESKGILTTDGVHLNNEGNRFVAVRMLEAVGEIAAPSRALRHIVIFKFKPEVTPRQIDEINLAFHELKHKISEIKDFERGTNNSPEGLDKGFTHAYTVTFATEEDRAAYLPHPAHKQFVELIGGKIDDVMVFDYWTVE, encoded by the coding sequence ATGACAATCACAAGGACACTGCTTTCGATGACAATCGCAATGACGACCGCTGCAGCAGCTTCGGCCACCTGCATGGCCCAGCTGAACGACGGAGAAACTATCGTTTTTCTCGGCGATTCCATCACGCAGCAGGGCGCTGGCGAAAACGGATATGTCACTCTGTTTCGCAAAGCGATCGAGAAGAACCGCCCAGACAGCGGCATCAACGTGATTGGTGCCGGTATCGGCGGCCATAAAGTGCCCAACCTTGAAGAACGTCTCGACCGCGACGTTCTGGCACACAAACCCAACGTCGTCGTGATCTACATCGGGATCAACGATGTCTGGCATTCAACACGAGGGCAGGGAACGGAGATTGGGAAGTATGAAAGTGGTCTCAAAAGCCTCATCAAACGGTGTAACGACGCTGGCGCTCGGGTGATTCTGGCAACGCCCAGTGTCATCGGCGAAAAGGCCGATGGTTCCAACGATCTTGACAGTATGCTGGAAGACTATTCAGCTGTCAGTCGGAAGGTAGCGGCAGAGACCAGCACCACCCTGCTGGATTTGCGGGCTGCTTTCGTGAATCACCTGAAAGCCTACAACATTGCCCGCGAATCCAAAGGAATTCTGACGACCGATGGCGTTCATCTGAATAATGAAGGGAATCGCTTTGTTGCAGTTCGAATGCTGGAAGCTGTTGGAGAAATTGCCGCACCATCCCGGGCGCTTCGGCACATCGTGATCTTTAAGTTTAAGCCCGAAGTGACACCGAGGCAGATTGATGAAATCAACCTGGCGTTCCACGAGCTGAAACACAAGATCTCAGAAATCAAAGACTTCGAACGAGGAACGAACAACAGTCCCGAAGGGCTCGACAAAGGATTCACGCATGCCTACACCGTTACATTTGCCACAGAAGAAGATCGAGCGGCCTACCTGCCACATCCCGCACATAAGCAGTTTGTAGAACTGATTGGCGGAAAAATCGACGACGTCATGGTGTTCGATTACTGGACTGTTGAATAA